In Magnetococcales bacterium, a single window of DNA contains:
- a CDS encoding rod shape-determining protein, translated as MKTSGQSGGPLLLGIDLGTSRTMVLSNRGARATVRSVVGYPKDIIGVKLMHQSHMIGEEALKRQSYLDIHYPLEDGVLKEANDQASEAAKLLLRHAISLANPAPGDQIYGVLGVPARASMFNKNQLLKITQEVLDLSMVVSEPFMAAYQIDQLNNAIIIDIGAGTTDICAMKGTIPGVDEQVTVLKAGNYIDLVLENLIRETYPNVQMTNNLARKIKEQHAFVGTPKEEVIVPLRVNGKPGSFNLTKEIRTACETIVTEIVEHLQSLVMVFDPEDQEEALQNIYLTGGGSSIRGMENLIASMMKDYGHVVVRQVPDPDFCGGSGALKLAMELPPQYWEQVGQVSRSVK; from the coding sequence ATGAAAACATCAGGACAATCGGGGGGGCCACTCCTGCTCGGCATCGATCTGGGGACATCCAGGACCATGGTGTTGTCCAACAGGGGCGCACGCGCCACGGTCCGATCCGTGGTTGGCTATCCCAAGGACATCATCGGCGTCAAATTGATGCACCAATCGCACATGATCGGAGAAGAAGCCCTCAAACGCCAATCCTATCTGGATATTCACTATCCACTTGAGGATGGGGTTTTGAAGGAGGCCAACGATCAGGCCTCGGAAGCGGCCAAGTTGCTTCTCAGGCATGCCATCAGCCTGGCCAATCCGGCACCGGGTGATCAGATTTACGGTGTTTTGGGAGTTCCGGCCCGGGCATCGATGTTCAACAAAAATCAGCTGCTCAAGATCACCCAGGAAGTCCTCGACCTTTCGATGGTGGTCTCCGAACCGTTCATGGCCGCCTATCAGATTGATCAGCTCAACAATGCCATCATCATCGATATTGGCGCCGGCACGACCGACATTTGCGCCATGAAAGGGACCATTCCCGGCGTCGATGAACAGGTGACCGTCCTGAAGGCGGGAAACTACATCGACCTTGTTCTGGAAAACCTGATTCGCGAAACCTACCCCAACGTGCAAATGACCAACAATCTGGCGCGCAAAATCAAGGAACAGCACGCCTTCGTCGGTACGCCCAAGGAGGAGGTCATCGTTCCGCTCCGGGTCAATGGCAAACCGGGATCCTTCAATCTGACCAAGGAAATTCGAACTGCCTGCGAGACGATCGTCACCGAAATCGTGGAACACCTGCAAAGTCTGGTCATGGTCTTCGATCCCGAGGATCAGGAAGAAGCATTGCAAAACATCTACCTGACCGGCGGTGGTTCAAGCATTCGCGGCATGGAAAACCTGATCGCTTCGATGATGAAGGATTACGGCCATGTGGTGGTGCGACAGGTGCCCGATCCGGACTTTTGCGGTGGTTCGGGAGCGCTCAAACTGGCCATGGAACTGCCCCCACAGTATTGGGAACAGGTCGGGCAGGTTTCCAGGTCGGTCAAATAA
- a CDS encoding LapA family protein, protein MVTKPFVSLILSILLLIFASQNMNTVQIRFIVGPTIEMPLILIISGAFICGFVLATFNQLARKTLRNRRRNEGL, encoded by the coding sequence ATGGTGACCAAGCCTTTCGTTTCCCTGATCCTCTCCATTCTGTTGCTGATTTTTGCATCGCAAAACATGAATACGGTGCAAATTCGTTTCATTGTGGGGCCGACCATCGAAATGCCGCTGATTCTCATCATTTCCGGGGCCTTCATCTGTGGATTTGTCCTGGCAACCTTCAACCAACTGGCGCGCAAGACCTTGCGCAACCGACGCAGGAATGAAGGTTTATGA